One segment of Niabella beijingensis DNA contains the following:
- a CDS encoding TonB-dependent receptor gives MKKFDYPAVFLRGRLIVKYLLLMKLAISIIFITSLQALALKSESQERINLNLKNKTISYVLKVIESGYDYKFFYGDSVALNRHHVDLSVTNATIDNVMQQLLRNTAFSYKKMNERLVVIVGEKGARAALSVTGKVTDSNGKPLGGVSIIEKGTNNGTATKEDGTFSLSVKDESAVLTVSNVGYETQEVQVSASGRIAVTMQATDTKMNEVIVVGYGTQRKKDITGAVSSVSSEEMNKTPSTSIAEMLRGKAPGVQVTMGSAAPGGSSTILIRGRRSLSAGNTPLFVVDGVPMTSIDDINANDIESVQILKDASAQSIYGARAANGVILVTTKRGINGKLRVNYNGYLASQRLDRNFEFYNGKEWAAYRKEAFYNANGYYDESEAFSELMLDALYSGNEVNWEDVMIDPALQHKHDVLIQSGNDKTKYALGLGYFYQDGMVPSSDFKRMTGRLNIDQKIAKNFTIGSNILFTKSWRTIADGSFNSFITMPPLAKIYNDDGSLREDVTEAGESHYNPLWDIRNSKNTNNAERLLINLFADWKIAKWISYRANLSMNNRTDDDNIYKGTRHSTGKNTQGSAYVSTTTAKDYLVENILNLTASLHPKHQLEGTLMQSINQIRSKQMGVSGTGFPNDDLFYNGIGQANQYGLPSWTMSDRTLLSYMGRVRYNFMSRYLLTLAMRIDGSSVFGKNNKYGYFPSAAFAWRAKNERFLIDKDWLSDLKLRLSYGQVGNQGVNPYTTLGLTDKYLSEFGNIPVTGYLPGSSLRNPDLKWETSTSANIGLDFSLLKERLSGTIDWYHTETTDLLVSRSLPRTSGYVSQLVNLGRVQNSGLEIALNAQAVKTKDFSWDLNITFTKNRNKIKQIDGTVDANGKPNDDVNNKWFIGYPMNVYYDYAFDGIWQNGDDIAHSYMPAAKPGSIRVKNTNGDSTITADDRVILLRDPKWLGSLGTSFSYKNFTLSADLYISEGGVLYNAYLATFSTGGDLTGKRNGLRRNYWTQNNPSNEAPAPNMVQAPAYLNSLAYEDASYMRLRNVVLAYNLADKKLLRNLAVQNLRVYLSLTNYWTRTKVQAYGPEQDTGDYPEPKTILFGLNVTF, from the coding sequence ATGAAAAAATTTGATTACCCCGCCGTGTTCCTGCGCGGGAGATTGATTGTCAAATATCTTCTTTTGATGAAACTTGCTATTTCAATAATTTTTATAACTTCTCTTCAGGCACTGGCGCTAAAAAGTGAATCGCAGGAGCGCATCAATCTCAATCTGAAAAACAAGACGATCTCCTATGTGCTGAAGGTGATCGAATCGGGATATGACTATAAGTTCTTTTACGGCGACAGCGTGGCGCTGAACCGGCATCATGTGGATCTGTCCGTTACCAATGCCACCATCGACAATGTAATGCAGCAATTGCTTCGGAATACGGCTTTCTCGTATAAAAAAATGAATGAACGTCTTGTGGTGATCGTTGGCGAAAAGGGAGCAAGAGCCGCTTTATCGGTTACGGGAAAAGTGACCGACAGCAACGGAAAACCACTCGGCGGGGTAAGTATTATCGAAAAAGGCACCAATAATGGTACGGCCACAAAAGAGGATGGTACGTTTTCATTGTCCGTAAAAGATGAAAGCGCGGTATTGACCGTTTCGAATGTTGGCTATGAAACGCAGGAAGTACAGGTAAGCGCCTCGGGAAGGATTGCTGTTACAATGCAAGCCACAGACACCAAAATGAACGAAGTGATCGTTGTGGGATATGGCACACAACGGAAAAAAGATATAACGGGTGCGGTGTCGAGCGTCAGCAGCGAGGAGATGAATAAGACCCCTTCTACTAGCATTGCGGAAATGCTGAGGGGTAAGGCACCGGGAGTACAGGTAACGATGGGGAGCGCTGCACCGGGCGGAAGTTCTACGATCCTTATCCGGGGAAGACGCTCCTTGTCGGCAGGAAACACACCGCTCTTTGTAGTAGACGGAGTGCCGATGACCAGTATCGATGACATCAACGCCAATGATATCGAATCGGTACAGATCCTGAAAGATGCTTCAGCACAATCGATCTACGGGGCACGTGCCGCAAACGGTGTGATACTGGTAACCACCAAGCGCGGCATCAACGGAAAACTGCGCGTAAATTATAATGGTTATCTGGCCTCACAACGTCTCGACCGCAATTTTGAGTTTTATAACGGAAAGGAATGGGCGGCCTACCGCAAGGAAGCGTTTTATAATGCCAACGGATATTACGACGAAAGTGAAGCGTTCAGCGAACTGATGCTGGATGCATTGTATTCAGGCAACGAGGTGAATTGGGAGGATGTGATGATCGACCCGGCATTGCAGCATAAACACGATGTACTGATACAATCAGGCAACGACAAAACAAAATACGCGCTGGGACTGGGCTATTTCTACCAGGACGGGATGGTGCCCAGCTCTGATTTTAAACGAATGACCGGACGGTTGAATATCGATCAGAAGATCGCCAAAAACTTTACCATCGGATCTAATATCCTGTTCACCAAATCCTGGCGTACTATTGCAGACGGCTCGTTCAATAGTTTCATCACCATGCCGCCACTGGCAAAAATCTATAATGACGACGGATCCCTCCGGGAAGACGTCACCGAAGCCGGCGAATCGCATTATAACCCGCTTTGGGATATCCGCAATTCGAAAAATACCAATAATGCGGAACGATTGCTGATCAACCTGTTTGCCGATTGGAAGATTGCAAAATGGATCTCTTACCGCGCCAATTTGAGTATGAATAACCGGACCGATGACGACAATATTTATAAAGGGACCCGGCACTCCACCGGAAAAAATACGCAGGGCAGCGCTTATGTAAGTACGACCACAGCAAAGGACTACCTGGTTGAAAATATCCTTAATCTTACGGCTTCACTTCATCCGAAGCATCAGCTGGAAGGTACCCTGATGCAGAGTATCAACCAGATCAGGAGTAAACAGATGGGCGTTAGCGGTACCGGTTTTCCAAATGATGACCTGTTCTACAACGGGATCGGTCAGGCCAATCAGTACGGACTGCCTTCGTGGACGATGTCGGACAGAACATTGCTTTCTTACATGGGAAGGGTACGGTACAATTTTATGAGCCGGTACCTGCTTACGCTGGCAATGCGCATCGACGGCTCCTCGGTATTCGGTAAAAATAATAAATACGGATACTTTCCTTCTGCTGCATTTGCCTGGCGCGCGAAGAACGAACGCTTTTTGATCGATAAGGACTGGCTTTCGGACCTCAAGCTCCGCCTGAGTTACGGACAGGTGGGCAACCAGGGGGTGAATCCCTACACTACGCTGGGACTTACGGATAAATACCTGAGTGAGTTTGGCAACATCCCGGTAACGGGTTATCTCCCCGGCTCCAGCTTGAGGAACCCGGATCTGAAATGGGAAACTTCGACATCGGCAAATATCGGGCTTGATTTTTCCCTGCTGAAAGAACGTCTGTCCGGAACCATTGATTGGTATCATACAGAAACAACCGATCTCCTGGTAAGCCGGTCGCTGCCGCGCACCTCCGGTTATGTAAGTCAGCTGGTGAACCTCGGGCGTGTCCAGAACAGCGGACTTGAAATAGCGCTGAATGCACAGGCGGTGAAAACAAAAGACTTTTCCTGGGATCTGAATATCACGTTTACAAAGAACAGAAACAAGATCAAACAAATAGACGGTACTGTTGATGCGAACGGGAAACCCAATGATGATGTCAACAATAAGTGGTTTATCGGCTATCCCATGAATGTATATTATGATTATGCTTTTGACGGCATATGGCAGAATGGGGATGATATCGCCCATTCCTACATGCCTGCGGCTAAGCCGGGAAGCATCCGGGTGAAGAATACGAACGGCGACAGCACGATCACAGCTGATGACCGGGTGATCCTGCTCCGGGACCCCAAATGGCTGGGAAGCCTTGGTACTTCTTTCTCCTACAAGAATTTTACACTGTCGGCTGATCTCTATATCTCAGAAGGGGGCGTATTGTACAATGCCTATCTTGCTACTTTTTCAACCGGGGGTGATCTCACCGGCAAAAGAAATGGTTTGAGACGTAATTACTGGACACAGAACAACCCGTCCAACGAAGCCCCCGCACCCAATATGGTGCAGGCCCCGGCATATCTCAATTCACTGGCCTATGAAGACGCATCGTATATGCGGCTGCGTAATGTGGTACTGGCGTACAACCTGGCAGACAAAAAGCTGCTCCGCAACCTGGCGGTTCAGAACCTGCGGGTATACCTATCGCTGACCAATTACTGGACACGCACAAAGGTTCAGGCTTACGGACCGGAGCAGGATACAGGCGATTACCCCGAACCCAAAACCATATTATTCGGATTGAACGTCACTTTTTAA
- a CDS encoding RagB/SusD family nutrient uptake outer membrane protein, producing the protein MKRALSAICVFTLFFLSCSRMLEEKNTTQYSSEYIYSTPEGLKLAAAALYTLQRYYADDAENATVFALERATDLAVTNGGTGNYFGIYDPNFLKPSSTQVQFMWSTMYNIIGKANEIIAAGTAMEDTRALRQTIAEAKCFRAQSYFLLYRTFDRIWLNTGPTTPENINTAKDYHAATQKEVFDLLYDDLDYAIENLDWTSYQPGRFNQAAARHLKAKAALWLKDWSEALIQVDSIDQSGYYHLVPLNTVFNAADLNHPEALLVQQWSKNPGGNLSNTTPQGNYFAAYFIASYRTEIGGTAEYACSYENGGYTYGRCLPSPYLFSLYDKEVDKRYTTYYIQRYRNTTDKTIAYGAVNVAPGEYFPALKDGKVNRFIYPGCVKWGDVWTRAAFEPRSYKDVIVYRLAETYIMGAEAALQKGDQALAKYYYNKTWERAGNPAFAGTLTIKDIMDEQARELSFEGDRWYFLKRLGFLIDQVKNYAGDPGISASVAGRKNLPANPHFIRWPIPESEVINMGADNFPQNPGY; encoded by the coding sequence ATGAAAAGAGCTTTATCAGCCATATGCGTTTTTACACTCTTCTTTCTGTCCTGTTCCAGGATGCTGGAGGAAAAAAATACCACACAGTATTCATCGGAATATATTTACAGTACACCGGAAGGATTAAAGCTGGCGGCTGCGGCGCTCTATACGTTACAGCGCTACTATGCAGATGACGCCGAAAATGCCACTGTGTTTGCGCTGGAACGGGCCACAGACCTGGCGGTTACCAACGGCGGCACCGGCAACTATTTCGGGATCTATGACCCGAATTTTCTGAAACCCTCCTCCACACAGGTGCAATTTATGTGGAGCACCATGTATAATATTATCGGTAAAGCCAATGAGATCATAGCTGCAGGGACTGCAATGGAGGATACACGCGCCTTACGGCAAACCATTGCCGAGGCAAAATGTTTCCGGGCACAGTCGTATTTTTTATTGTACCGCACCTTCGACCGGATCTGGCTGAACACCGGGCCCACCACTCCGGAGAACATCAATACCGCCAAGGATTATCATGCTGCCACACAAAAAGAAGTGTTTGACCTGTTGTACGATGATCTGGACTATGCGATTGAAAATCTTGACTGGACCTCCTATCAACCGGGACGGTTCAACCAGGCGGCGGCCCGCCATCTCAAAGCCAAGGCGGCTCTATGGCTGAAGGACTGGTCCGAAGCGCTCATCCAGGTAGATTCTATCGACCAATCCGGCTATTATCACCTGGTACCGCTGAACACGGTATTTAACGCAGCCGATCTCAATCATCCCGAGGCCCTGCTGGTACAGCAATGGAGCAAGAACCCGGGTGGTAACCTGTCGAATACCACGCCTCAGGGCAATTACTTTGCAGCCTATTTTATCGCATCTTATCGCACGGAAATAGGAGGTACGGCCGAGTATGCCTGTTCTTATGAGAATGGCGGGTATACCTATGGCCGCTGCCTTCCCAGTCCCTATCTGTTCTCGCTTTATGATAAAGAGGTAGATAAACGCTATACAACTTATTATATTCAGCGCTACCGGAATACCACTGATAAAACCATTGCCTATGGCGCGGTAAATGTGGCACCCGGTGAGTATTTTCCAGCTTTAAAGGATGGTAAGGTCAACCGGTTCATCTATCCCGGTTGTGTGAAATGGGGCGATGTATGGACCCGGGCCGCTTTTGAGCCGAGAAGCTATAAAGATGTGATCGTATACCGGCTGGCAGAAACCTACATCATGGGAGCAGAAGCCGCATTGCAAAAAGGCGATCAGGCACTGGCAAAATATTATTACAATAAAACATGGGAGCGGGCGGGCAACCCGGCTTTCGCCGGCACACTTACCATTAAGGATATCATGGATGAACAGGCCAGGGAGTTGTCTTTTGAAGGAGACCGGTGGTATTTCTTAAAACGATTGGGCTTTTTGATCGATCAGGTAAAAAATTATGCAGGCGACCCCGGCATATCAGCATCTGTTGCGGGAAGAAAGAACCTGCCGGCAAACCCTCACTTTATCCGCTGGCCGATACCGGAGTCGGAAGTGATCAATATGGGCGCGGATAATTTTCCGCAGAACCCGGGCTATTGA
- a CDS encoding glycoside hydrolase family 2 TIM barrel-domain containing protein, which yields MKKGNAIITASLATLFLFACQKKNVLVDPKDTALSMPAAGSLANVPRNVQIVNQSGTWKMLVDGSSYFIKGAAVSNKLPNRYWFNINAYGANSIRQYSVDADTQGLLDSAQLKGLTVILCLYAKHESDGFDYNDTAAVNLQLQDFKYWVQQYRNHPALLMWAIGNELNSGYSNLKCWDAVDAISRMIHAEDPNHPTSTILSGSSITTLNNVALRAPDLDCVGINAYSALGNVHNNVLTSNINKPYYIGEFGPAGTWESHDTTSFGTLHEKSSTSKANDYKSKWGAYIDVNMGHACLGGYAFVLGYQRQGAVPMWYGMRSRENRAFGALEALQYQWTGAFPSNRAPQIAGSRNHITLGGKTEDDNVTLTAGQNYTGNMIATDPEGDPIAYEWTVVKEKAAINPDLSVPGTYPGLPGTVSYNPATNTVTVTAPATAGKYRLYGFAKDDHNHIASACLPFRLL from the coding sequence ATGAAAAAAGGAAACGCAATCATCACCGCCTCGCTGGCTACTCTTTTTCTTTTTGCATGTCAAAAGAAAAACGTTCTGGTTGATCCAAAGGACACCGCCTTGTCCATGCCGGCTGCCGGTTCGCTGGCTAATGTACCACGCAATGTTCAGATCGTGAACCAAAGCGGCACCTGGAAGATGCTGGTGGACGGATCTTCTTATTTTATAAAAGGAGCTGCAGTGAGCAATAAGCTTCCGAACCGGTACTGGTTCAATATAAATGCATACGGCGCCAACTCCATCCGGCAATATAGTGTGGATGCTGATACGCAGGGGCTGCTGGACTCGGCACAACTGAAGGGACTGACCGTTATTCTTTGTCTTTATGCAAAACACGAAAGCGACGGCTTTGATTATAACGATACGGCTGCTGTGAATTTACAGTTGCAGGATTTTAAATATTGGGTACAGCAATACCGTAACCATCCTGCTTTATTAATGTGGGCCATTGGTAATGAGCTTAACAGCGGATATTCGAATCTTAAATGCTGGGATGCGGTAGATGCTATTTCCCGGATGATACATGCGGAGGACCCTAATCATCCTACCAGCACCATTCTTTCCGGTTCCAGCATCACTACACTGAACAATGTGGCGCTGCGTGCGCCCGATCTGGATTGTGTGGGCATCAATGCTTACAGTGCGCTTGGCAATGTTCATAATAATGTACTGACCTCTAATATCAACAAGCCTTACTATATCGGGGAGTTTGGTCCTGCCGGCACATGGGAGTCTCATGATACTACTTCATTCGGAACCCTGCATGAAAAAAGCAGTACCTCCAAGGCCAATGATTATAAGAGCAAGTGGGGTGCTTATATCGATGTAAACATGGGCCATGCCTGTTTGGGCGGATATGCGTTTGTGCTGGGATATCAGCGGCAGGGTGCTGTTCCTATGTGGTATGGAATGCGTTCAAGGGAGAACCGCGCATTTGGTGCGCTGGAAGCATTGCAGTATCAATGGACGGGAGCCTTTCCCTCCAACCGTGCCCCGCAGATCGCCGGAAGCCGCAATCACATTACATTAGGAGGCAAGACCGAAGATGACAATGTAACGCTCACTGCCGGGCAGAATTATACCGGCAATATGATCGCAACGGACCCGGAAGGCGATCCCATAGCCTATGAATGGACAGTAGTGAAGGAAAAGGCAGCCATTAATCCTGATCTGTCGGTGCCGGGTACCTATCCCGGGCTTCCGGGTACCGTGTCCTATAACCCCGCTACGAATACGGTAACAGTAACAGCGCCTGCAACTGCGGGAAAGTACCGGTTGTACGGGTTTGCCAAAGATGATCACAATCATATCGCCAGTGCCTGTCTTCCGTTCCGGCTACTTTAA